The following are encoded in a window of Urocitellus parryii isolate mUroPar1 chromosome 7, mUroPar1.hap1, whole genome shotgun sequence genomic DNA:
- the LOC113175899 gene encoding C-C motif chemokine 4, producing MKLCGIVLPLLVLVAAFCSPALSAPMGSDPPTACCFSYTLRKLPRNFVIDYFETSSLCSQPAVVFQTKKGRQVCANPSESWVQEYMDDLEMN from the exons ATGAAGCTCTGTGGGATTGTCCTCCCTCTCCTTGTGCTTGTGGCTGCCTTCTGCTCTCCAGCACTCTCTGCACCAA TGGGCTCAGACCCTCCCACTGCCTGCTGCTTCTCTTACACCCTGCGGAAGCTTCCACGCAACTTTGTGATCGATTACTTTGAGACCAGCAGCCTCTGCTCCCAGCCTGCCGTGGT CTTCCAAACCAAGAAGGGCAGGCAAGTCTGTGCCAACCCCAGTGAGTCCTGGGTCCAGGAGTACATGGATGACCTGGAAATGAACTGA